Proteins encoded within one genomic window of Methanosarcina barkeri str. Wiesmoor:
- a CDS encoding DUF3344 domain-containing protein: MILLTLILTSGVCLADNFVGGIPLTSVHSGTVSGGVYCDSYYGTADQAIHTDKTIDKTFTLPDDAEVEWAMLLTTVYCGHMQNNYQGTATVSFNDKTLGTETLNVPYEYITNGGNDGKAYVQVNDHVDRVTSDYMMYYDVTSLVKSGKNKATVHTEPTDKNFDGRIKLITLIVAYNDGSGKKIWYQVNRGHDPDTYYVDDNRETYVGSTAFKAALPSDASLTDATLTDVHMASTDGSYTFNGKALTSGTPQGTYCGLDSWDVTDDFKSTGTNTLTYDRTGAFYKNALAILTAEYTTSSSDNDSGDNSSDNNSGDNSSDNNSGDNSPDNNSGDNSSDNGSGDNSSDNNSGDNSSNGSGDNSSDNDSGQTVSSDLSIQDLKVLHNNGNKVWDNLNNTVKVNITNSGPDDAGDFAVELYAETALVESKPVSGLANGAAETVELNWKPEEAKNYTLKAVIVPGSTINDPTATNNKLSKTQEVQHNGYAGDKPLETYAHNTVKGDIIYDYGDSKYSGKVSSGSTYTVNHNLKLPANATIKLARLYNYWTWSATGTTGVDPSMSLKFQGTSLNPEAKYSDQKGWGSVYDYPSGTWAYDVTDLVKGSGNYTTVVTNINSETGNFVCFDGIGLLVVYEDATGNETEYWINEGCDMVSTMSTSGGLTPEDATVKIPFNGSINLSNVDSAKLWTTVQSGGHDGIILQFNEMNKSGVYDSTPYSDLDIDEARPVDNYLLTKNNMAQIIAPSVTDNSGDYLAPSSAILAVSYKGGTSDNGTSDNGTSDNGTSDNGTSDNGTSDNGTSDNGTSDNGTSDNGTSDNGTSDNGTSDNGTSDNGTSDNGTSDNGTSSSGSDSATVSLTVNITPVICLQVTPNSVDFGTLKPGTTSESVPLTLKNNGHGSIKVTAEVEDQDDGPFNTGLMLDQNKCSDYSKTIASNTSETSEAQLELPENYSSTGQFNGSLIFWAEAA; this comes from the coding sequence TTGATATTGTTAACTCTGATTCTGACCAGCGGGGTCTGCCTGGCTGACAATTTCGTAGGCGGAATCCCTCTGACTTCTGTCCACAGCGGAACAGTAAGTGGAGGTGTTTATTGTGATAGCTACTACGGAACAGCAGATCAGGCAATACACACCGATAAAACTATAGACAAGACCTTTACACTGCCTGATGATGCTGAAGTTGAATGGGCAATGTTGCTCACAACCGTATACTGCGGGCACATGCAAAACAATTACCAGGGAACGGCAACAGTAAGTTTTAACGATAAAACTCTAGGAACAGAAACCCTCAACGTTCCTTATGAATACATTACCAACGGGGGTAATGACGGAAAAGCATATGTCCAGGTAAACGACCATGTTGACAGGGTAACAAGTGACTACATGATGTATTATGATGTCACAAGCCTTGTAAAATCCGGGAAAAATAAAGCTACTGTACATACTGAGCCTACTGACAAGAATTTTGATGGTAGAATAAAACTGATAACTCTTATTGTAGCTTACAATGACGGTAGCGGAAAAAAGATCTGGTATCAGGTAAACCGCGGGCATGATCCAGATACATATTATGTTGATGACAATAGAGAAACTTACGTTGGGAGCACCGCATTTAAGGCAGCTTTGCCATCTGATGCGTCCTTGACAGATGCAACACTTACAGACGTACACATGGCAAGTACAGACGGATCATACACTTTCAACGGAAAAGCACTCACTTCAGGTACACCTCAGGGTACTTATTGTGGGCTAGATTCTTGGGATGTTACGGACGATTTTAAATCTACTGGCACAAACACTCTGACCTATGATCGGACTGGCGCGTTCTATAAAAATGCACTTGCTATACTGACGGCCGAATACACTACTTCATCCTCAGACAACGATAGTGGAGATAATTCTTCGGACAACAATAGTGGAGATAATTCTTCGGACAATAATAGTGGAGATAATTCTCCGGACAACAATAGTGGAGACAACTCATCAGACAATGGTAGTGGAGACAACTCGTCAGACAACAATAGTGGAGACAACTCATCCAATGGTAGTGGAGACAACTCGTCGGACAACGATAGCGGACAAACAGTATCATCTGACCTGAGCATACAGGATTTAAAAGTCTTGCACAATAATGGGAATAAAGTATGGGACAACCTGAACAATACCGTAAAAGTAAATATAACAAACAGTGGACCAGACGATGCAGGTGATTTTGCCGTCGAACTTTATGCTGAGACAGCTCTTGTTGAAAGCAAACCAGTTTCGGGTCTTGCAAATGGGGCAGCGGAAACAGTTGAACTTAACTGGAAGCCAGAAGAAGCAAAGAATTACACTCTTAAAGCAGTTATAGTTCCTGGTTCTACGATCAACGACCCGACAGCAACAAACAATAAACTGAGCAAGACTCAGGAAGTGCAGCATAATGGATATGCAGGAGATAAGCCTCTTGAGACTTATGCCCACAACACTGTAAAAGGTGACATTATTTATGATTATGGAGACAGCAAGTACAGCGGCAAAGTATCTTCTGGCAGCACATACACAGTAAATCACAACCTGAAGCTTCCTGCAAATGCAACTATAAAGCTTGCAAGACTCTATAATTACTGGACATGGAGTGCTACAGGCACTACCGGAGTTGATCCTTCCATGAGCCTGAAGTTCCAGGGGACTTCTCTGAATCCGGAAGCAAAATACAGTGACCAGAAGGGATGGGGCTCTGTATATGACTACCCAAGCGGTACCTGGGCTTATGATGTAACGGATCTTGTAAAAGGAAGTGGAAATTATACTACAGTAGTTACAAATATCAATAGTGAAACTGGAAATTTTGTCTGCTTTGATGGAATCGGCTTACTTGTGGTGTATGAAGATGCCACAGGAAACGAAACCGAGTACTGGATAAACGAAGGCTGTGACATGGTGAGTACAATGAGTACTTCAGGCGGTCTGACTCCTGAAGACGCTACCGTAAAAATCCCATTCAACGGTTCTATAAATCTCAGCAATGTAGACAGCGCCAAGCTCTGGACTACAGTTCAGTCTGGAGGACATGATGGCATTATCTTGCAATTCAATGAAATGAATAAGTCTGGTGTTTATGACTCAACTCCCTACTCAGATCTGGATATTGATGAAGCAAGGCCTGTTGATAATTATCTCCTGACCAAGAATAACATGGCTCAGATAATTGCTCCTTCTGTTACAGATAATAGTGGGGACTACCTTGCTCCTTCGAGTGCGATTCTTGCTGTCAGTTATAAAGGCGGAACCAGTGACAATGGAACCAGTGATAACGGAACTAGTGACAATGGAACCAGTGACAATGGAACCAGTGACAATGGAACCAGTGACAATGGAACCAGTGATAACGGAACCAGTGATAACGGAACCAGTGACAATGGAACAAGTGACAATGGAACAAGTGACAATGGAACAAGTGACAATGGAACCAGTGACAATGGAACCAGTGACAATGGGACCAGTGACAACGGAACAAGTTCATCTGGATCGGATTCAGCTACGGTATCACTTACTGTGAACATCACACCTGTAATTTGCTTGCAGGTCACACCGAACTCAGTAGATTTCGGAACGTTAAAACCGGGAACAACGAGTGAATCCGTACCTCTGACCCTCAAAAACAATGGACATGGTAGTATAAAAGTAACGGCTGAAGTAGAAGACCAGGATGACGGCCCATTCAATACAGGGCTTATGCTTGACCAGAACAAATGTTCTGATTACAGTAAAACGATAGCTTCAAACACATCTGAAACCTCGGAAGCCCAGCTCGAACTACCAGAAAATTATTCGTCTACAGGACAGTTTAATGGAAGCCTTATCTTTTGGGCAGAAGCAGCCTAA
- a CDS encoding alkaline phosphatase family protein, with amino-acid sequence MKILECNTIDIAPTISRLLKIPMVPPTGRPIPEVESYAKERNCKRAVIIVVDSLGYSLYNYFSPIMKNLSNIAEKGFLFRCKSPATITSPAIASIFTGYLPEEHNIYSTADIYTERTKDSENPRLKSIMEWACRAGMKASAIIETEGAESFRGRIKDFYGVPNSEDILDYDLQITNYALHSLKEKPDIMAVHLRTLDRFSHRAESWKELKKAAEAVDKNLGEIYRNAEKGTIFFICGDHAIHGAKKWLKDAEGEYIKNHRQNFVALIVACKQEA; translated from the coding sequence ATGAAAATTTTAGAGTGCAACACCATTGATATTGCCCCTACGATCTCGAGATTACTGAAAATCCCTATGGTTCCGCCAACTGGCAGGCCAATTCCAGAAGTAGAGAGCTACGCAAAGGAAAGAAACTGCAAAAGAGCAGTAATCATTGTGGTTGACAGTCTGGGGTATTCTCTTTATAACTATTTTTCTCCGATAATGAAGAACTTGAGCAATATAGCCGAAAAAGGGTTCCTCTTCAGGTGCAAATCCCCAGCAACAATAACCTCCCCTGCAATTGCGTCAATCTTTACAGGATACCTGCCTGAGGAGCATAATATCTACTCAACCGCAGACATTTATACTGAAAGGACAAAAGACTCGGAAAATCCGAGACTGAAAAGCATTATGGAATGGGCTTGCAGGGCAGGCATGAAAGCGTCAGCAATCATAGAGACCGAAGGTGCAGAAAGTTTCAGGGGAAGGATAAAAGACTTTTATGGAGTTCCAAATTCCGAGGATATCCTGGATTATGACCTTCAAATAACGAACTATGCGCTACATTCCCTTAAAGAAAAGCCCGATATTATGGCGGTTCACCTCAGAACCCTTGACCGTTTTTCCCACAGGGCAGAAAGCTGGAAAGAACTGAAAAAGGCTGCAGAGGCTGTGGATAAAAACCTGGGGGAGATTTACAGAAATGCGGAAAAAGGAACGATTTTCTTTATCTGCGGGGATCACGCGATTCACGGGGCAAAAAAGTGGTTAAAAGATGCGGAAGGAGAATATATCAAAAACCATAGGCAAAACTTTGTGGCTCTTATCGTAGCCTGTAAGCAAGAAGCATAA